Sequence from the Microplitis demolitor isolate Queensland-Clemson2020A chromosome 2, iyMicDemo2.1a, whole genome shotgun sequence genome:
tttaaaaatgtaagcTACTGTCCGACATGTTCAAGCAACGCCTCCGTGTCGGTTCCCAATACTACTATACATGCAGTTTGTTTATGTGTTTTTAAATCACATGAATTTCTCGGTTGAATCAACGTGTTCgtactatttaatttaataatcgtaAAAGTGTAGTAAAGTGGTTCATCagttcaaattataaaattttattcttatattcAATGCATATgtgtaaattataaacattagCAGTGTAAGTTACTagttaaaagataaaaaactatttagaggaaaaaaataacacattggtaaaattttaattgataggTTATCTTAACCCATCAATATCATTGTTAGTATtcctaaattataattattatattgatatatacaCACTGAAAGACTAATTTATCTTATACCAATAAGAATTAATCGTACTTAAAGTACCTAAACGTTTCTTGTAGTTTGAGTCTAATGTTATTTTACTATTCCCCGGCTAGCTCcataaaaatcagttttataaaaaaaaatctaggaACCCTGCGGACCAGCCCTGGAACTTCCtactattttcgagctctttgaactcgaaaacattattgCCAATATATACTGGAGCTTGTATTTCTTAATATCTATaagtatttttctttaaagtattaaatcaaatttaaattattagatttttttaatctatattGTCGAATTGTAGGATTTCGGTTATTTACTTatcatcaatttaattattttatttattttaatgacttattggaagataaatattttttcttaacagTATTTCAAGTTCaagtttcataaaaaagtattatgaTTAGACCCATATAGTTTAATATAATACACTTATGAATTTCCAGATTTTATGATGGCAGAATCTAGTGGAGATGCTATTCCAATCCAAAATTATCAGGAAGATGTTGTAGTTGTTCCAATCGATGTTCATCAACGTCATAATTGTCAAGTCAGTCAGATTTTTGATCCAGACAAGGCATTAAAAATTGCAGAAGCGCAGCCAAACAATCTTATTCCTAAAAAAACGCGAACTGAATATTTTCGAGAGTACAAAGCTCGGAAAAGAATTCGCATTCAATCCACTAGTGACACTCCTTCAATTGCCCTTAAAAAAGGTGATACTTTAAATGCTGgtggtaatttaaataatccgtTTGAATTTGTTGCATTACCTTGTCGAGACATCAATACGACACGTAGAAAAAACAATGCTGAGTATATGCGAGAGTACAGAGCCCGGCAAAAAATTCGCCGTCAATTAACTAATGGTACTTCTTCAGGTGTCCATCAAAAAGATAATGTTTTACAAGCTGATGACATTTTGAGTAATCCGTTTGAATTTGTCGGATTACCTTGTCGAAACGTCAGAGTGCAACGTAGAAAATCAACAGCTGAGTATATGCGAGTGTACAGAGCTCGGAAGAAAATTTGCATTCAATCCACTAGTGATACTCCTTCATTTGTCATTAAAGAAGATAGTATTTTACAAGCtgataatgatttaaataatccgATTGAAGGTGTCAAATCACCTTGTCAAGACATTAAAGCCCTACGTAGAAAAACACTGGCTATGTATATGCGAGAATACAGagcccgaaaaaaaaatcttaatcaATCAACCAGTGATCCTTTAGTTATCCCTCAACaagaaaatgatattttacaagctgatgattcaaataatgtacataaatttgttgaattaCCTAAGCCCAACTCCAAAGTGACACGTAGGAAAATGCGAACTGAGTATATGCGAGGGTACAGAgcccagaaaaaaatttgcattcaACCCATGAGTGATACTTCTTCAGTTGCCCATCTTCAAGAAGATGATATTAGCTCTCAAACTTGTGATGACCCAAGTAATGCGCATGAATTAGTCGAATTATCTGACCAAGACATCAACGCAGTACGTCAGAAAAGAGCAACTGAGAGTATGCGAGAACACATTCCCGTTAAATTAGAACCATTTCAAGAATCGCAAAATCAAGTACCATATCTTGACGAGAGTGAAAATGCTACTCTGTTATTTAACAGCGATTTTCACCGTCATCAGCTTGCtcatgaagaaataaaaatggaatttGTGGAAAATCCATTTAATGGCGTTTGTTCAGCTTGTAACGGACTATGCTTTAAATATGATTTACAACCTCCATCTTCCGAACatgaagatattttgaaaattatagttCCACATCTTGATAaagatgatattttaatatgtaaTACATGCAGACAATCTTTGGACACGAAAAACATTCGAACCATGGCTGTTTATAACGGATTCGAATTTCCACGGAAACTTGAACATTTACCCTCGTTAGACTTAATTTCAGAAAGATTGATTTCTCCACGAATTCCATTCATGCAAATACGACGACTGAGGCAAGTTAATGGTCAATATGTCATTCATGGTCAAGTAATTAATGTTTCCGATTGTATCTATACGATGGTCAATAGTCTCCTTAAAAATATTGCTGATGATCACTGTATCAATGTGGAtgttaaacgaaaaaaaatttataagtcgAGTTATTTACACGGTATAGTCAACAAAGGTACCATAAAACTTtggttgaaatttttagtgaaatcTCCACGTTATACTacgtattatataaaaattgatcagTTTTCTTTCGATGGTGTTAACCTTGAACCAAAATCTTATAACTCATGCTGTAGATTTAAAAGATAGACCAATAACAATGATACTTTTTGtgaatgtatataataaaataattttgaatcatgATTTAAAATAGGAATTTTGTTTATACTGATACCTTTTCGAttgtatcaatttttaatatacagtttaaaataataataataataaattaataataaatgtgttACTCATATAcaagattaatttaaaataaaagtttattatagcATTTAATAACTGCCAAAATAATCCACTTTTCTGCGTGTACACATTTAGCGATACCCgcaccgatttttttttatttatttcggactttttttatactcaaaaataactGGCAAATGTAACCCCTTGAAAAGTAGATATGTCGCTGGCAACGTTGATATCTCAATAACGGCTcacttaaaatgaaaaaataaaaaatacaaagataattttttttttcactgtttatagcaaaaaaaaatcgtaaaaattaaaattttaatacggttaCAGAATGCGCTGAAGCTATTACATGTAGAAGAAGTGGTTAAAATTGCATAGGAATCAGTTCAGTGGTTTCAGAGAAATCACCGTCGCCTACCCATAAAACGTTGTTTTGAAAATAGCCCGTTGaaaggttaattttttttaatgaaaatttatgactttTACCTTAACCAGCGATACCTGCACCATATAAAATGCCTTATATCTCTTCGAAACCCGGgtctaaaataaaactttatttagaCGTGGTTTACCAAGTCGAAATTTGGAGCtgtttttcacaagacaaacttgaatttttttttacggagacATGAAATGCAGTAAGTTTTTgccttggtttagacttaactgGCTTACTTGGTCACGATTTCAGACGaaaaagtctaaatcaagtcgaATTTgacttggtttagacttattCGACTTAAAATGTGAggcaaaaaagtcaaaatctAGTCGAAACTGACTTGATGAAGacttatttgatttaaattataaggtgaaaaagtcaaaactaaggtgaaaaaatttgtatagaTTGAGGTGAAAGTAAgacgaataaataactttttttcaacttgATTTAGCAAGTCAAAAGTAAGGTGAATGACTATCGTGCTCGAAGTAAAGAcgaataagttcaaactaagACCATAAAATACGAATGAGTTGAAATAAGTTGAAACTAAtatggaaaaaattgaatttaagtcgaaaaagtcGAGATATTATCGGAAAATCGTCAGCAAATCGAaaacttcaaaagaaaataaggcgAAGTGAGCCTgaattaagtattatttttgacccgggaaatttaatttttttcactgtaGCCTTCTTCTGAATTTTGTTCTGGCCTCTTTGAAGCAAGCAGctggttaaataaataaaggcagAAAGGAAGGATTAAACAAAAGACAGGTTGGGTGAGCGCGCTCAGCTAGTAAAAGTCACgaaataacatatttaaacTGCTTCGATcgtttttacatttttgataCATTTACTGccgaaaaatgtaaaaaaaaatcgatttttaaaaagttataaactaTTATGATCCCTTACTTGTACAATTAACGAACTAATGCTATTATAATGTTAGTGTGAATTTTACGCAAGCGAAATGACAGCTCCAGCAATGAGCAGATTCGTTACTTTTCTTTGGACCTTTTGGGTATCTACGTATTTACACTCTTATTTATACGAACAAAATTTCTAGCCGATGCATCTGGAAGgattgttttaatattaattttcaatatccAATCCCTGAGTATCATAATCTTCAAATCAATTTTCTGatgagtacaaaaaaattaaatactacaGAATTTGATTTGAGTCTGATATAGATATGACCGTCGCGACTACGTTATTGAATAGTATTACTCAATCGGAGTTTCCGGCAATTATCAATGAGTCTAGTTTATTCAATACAACTGAAGAAAAGTCTCAGTCTGGCTCTTCAATCCTTTTTGAATTCGCTGACAATTCAAATGAGCCGGTTTCTATACAAATAATACAAATGTTCGGTATGATCTAGTGACGAGCACTGAACTACTTGCGCTGCTACTTAACACCTGTGTTTTTCTCCtcctacatatatatcttctcctaacaaatttttctcttattgtcatttacattaaaaatttaagaaaataaaaaccaaattGACAAAATGTCGATACCTAATAAACGAATTTCCATCGTATCGTCCATCCATCGTCCaaagactttattttttttttttgttgttaactataatgttataaacaaatcgaTACGATGGAAATTCGTTTCAGAATAAATGCTGTCAATCAGTGGCTATGTATATGCGAGAATACAGagcccgaaaaaaaaatctgaatcaATCAACCAGTCATCCTTTGGTTATCCCTCAACAAGAAAATGATATTTACAAGCTGgtgatgatttaaataatgtacataaatttgttgaattaCCCAAGCCCAATACCTTTCTCATCGGTACTCTGGAGTTTGAAAAACCCCATTTGTTTCTAACAttagttaatgaaaaaaaaggtctTTGAACGATACGATAAAAATTCGATTGAAGAAAAATGCTGTCGATTCGacgtaaaaagtaaaaaaaattgaatattttgtgtAGGAAGAGATTGTTGGACTCaagcaaatgaaaaatttgaacgcggttttctataaatttccGGAGGCTGGTGATCGTTCAGtgtcataagaaatttttttttgatagtgtgaaaaaagttgataaattaaatgctTGGAAgaagttattgaaaataaattaagttacTTCTCTAATGAAAGTTTGCTCATCACCTTTGAAAAAAACCGATTCTATATTGCCAGATACgtttcaaaagttactttagcaaaagtttacatacaaaagtttcgttgagtttttcgtcaaatttccgtcaactccggacttttccattttttacgacGATTTGTATGCAACTTACTATTGAATTTCACGTAAGTTTACG
This genomic interval carries:
- the LOC103577701 gene encoding uncharacterized protein LOC103577701, whose protein sequence is MMAESSGDAIPIQNYQEDVVVVPIDVHQRHNCQVSQIFDPDKALKIAEAQPNNLIPKKTRTEYFREYKARKRIRIQSTSDTPSIALKKGDTLNAGGNLNNPFEFVALPCRDINTTRRKNNAEYMREYRARQKIRRQLTNGTSSGVHQKDNVLQADDILSNPFEFVGLPCRNVRVQRRKSTAEYMRVYRARKKICIQSTSDTPSFVIKEDSILQADNDLNNPIEGVKSPCQDIKALRRKTLAMYMREYRARKKNLNQSTSDPLVIPQQENDILQADDSNNVHKFVELPKPNSKVTRRKMRTEYMRGYRAQKKICIQPMSDTSSVAHLQEDDISSQTCDDPSNAHELVELSDQDINAVRQKRATESMREHIPVKLEPFQESQNQVPYLDESENATLLFNSDFHRHQLAHEEIKMEFVENPFNGVCSACNGLCFKYDLQPPSSEHEDILKIIVPHLDKDDILICNTCRQSLDTKNIRTMAVYNGFEFPRKLEHLPSLDLISERLISPRIPFMQIRRLRQVNGQYVIHGQVINVSDCIYTMVNSLLKNIADDHCINVDVKRKKIYKSSYLHGIVNKGTIKLWLKFLVKSPRYTTYYIKIDQFSFDGVNLEPKSYNSCCRFKR